From Etheostoma cragini isolate CJK2018 chromosome 1, CSU_Ecrag_1.0, whole genome shotgun sequence, a single genomic window includes:
- the cartl gene encoding cocaine- and amphetamine-regulated transcript protein, giving the protein MDSSGIGMLRGLLVVGLLSVICHGQASQEVSTEDFGVDKPEPDADRDLVEALEAVLGRMHNVKRGSIPLCGMGDRCAMKYGPRIGKLCDCGRGANCNSYLLKCL; this is encoded by the exons ATGGATAGCTCCGGGATCGGGATGCTCCGCGGACTGCTGGTTGTCGGCCTGCTGTCCGTCATCTGTCACGGCCAGGCGTCCCAGGAAGTCTCCACAGAGGACTTTGGAGTGGACAAACCCGAACCTGACGCAGACAGAGACCTG GTCGAAGCGCTGGAGGCTGTGCTGGGCAGGATGCATAATGTGAAAAGAGGAAGCATCCCTCTG TGCGGGATGGGTGACCGGTGTGCCATGAAGTACGGGCCTCGCATCGGGAAGCTCTGCGACTGCGGCAGAGGAGCCAACTGCAACTCCTACCTGCTCAAATGCCTCTGA